A region from the Plutella xylostella chromosome 8, ilPluXylo3.1, whole genome shotgun sequence genome encodes:
- the LOC105392037 gene encoding unconventional myosin IC isoform X3, with amino-acid sequence MEHSLQHRERVGVQDFVLLEDYTSETAFIDNLRKRFSENIIYTYIGNVLISVNPYKALPIYSPEKTQLYFKKAFFEAPPHVFAIADNAYRSLVYEHREQCILISGESGSGKTEASKKVLEYIAARTNHLHNVETVKDKLLQSNPLLEAFGNAKTNKNDNSSRFGKYMDIQFNYEGAPEGGHILNYLLEKSRVVSQMPGERNFHIFYQLLAGGDEETLKSLRLQNRPETYKYTTDSNTHVTRASDAEQFRLVQDAMKVVEIQEAEQRELMQLVASVLHAGNIRFLSNDKGRAEILTHDAHCENVAELLKVDTSKLRAALTWRTIEARGDVVSTPLDLEQAHFARDALAKAIYDRLFSWLVSRLNASLAPKTRSAKDSVIGILDIYGFEVFPKNSFEQFCINFCNEKLQQLFIQLTLRQEQEEYLREGIAWEPIEYFNNIVICDLIEARHQGIISILDDECLRPGDATDASFLEKLSSQLDGHPHFKSHRRVDPKRQKVMGRDEFCLAHYAGEVTYCVSTFLEKNNDLLFRDLQNLMATSSNTIVGKCFQVQTQNKKRPETAITQFKNSLNDLIKILSSKEPSYIRCIKPNHFKMPMQFDDKLISHQVKYLGLMENLRVRRAGFAYRRTYEAFLERYKCLCADTWPNYQGSARDGVQKLVDELKYEKEEYRMGNTKIFVRFPKTLFETEDAFQEKKNYVATIIQARWRGYRQRKQYLKMRHAAIVIQKWVRRFLAQKLKERRKKAAEVIRAFIKGFITRNGPETPENRRFLGIAKVHWLKRLSKQLPTKVLDLTWPVCPATCQEASKELQRLHRAHLARKYRQALSADDKKQFGLKVLAESIFQGKKKSYRSSIPERFRDDRLSDEHQTLRNSFMASPSWPTGEQLIYSSEAIKYDRRGYKPRERALVASDKALYVLDATGRKTYKLKHRLPLEKLRVVVTNESDSLILVKIPPELKKDKGDLIISVSHLVEALTIVTDYTKKPSIIEIVDTRTIAHDLVNGKQGGTIEVTQGAQPAIQRAKSGNLLVVASP; translated from the exons GTTCGCCATCGCGGACAACGCTTACCGCTCACTGGTCTACGAGCACCGCGAGCAATGCATCCTGATATCCG GCGAATCCGGTTCCGGCAAGACGGAAGCCTCCAAAAAAGTCCTCGAGTACATCGCGGCCAGGACCAACCACCTCCACAACGTGGAGACCGTCAAAGACAAGCTCCTCCAAAGCAACCCTCTGCTAGAAGCGTTCGGAAACGCCAAGACAAACAAGAACGACAACTCCAGTCGGTTCGGAAAGTACATGGACATTCAGTTCAACTACGAAGGCGCTCCTGAAGGAGGCCACATATTGAACTATTTGCTGGAGAAATCTAGAGTCGTCAGTCAGATGCCAGGGGAGAGGAACTTCCACATCTTCTACCAGCTGTTGGCGGGGGGCGATGAGGAAACGCTGAAGAGCCTCAGGCTGCAGAATAGGCCCGAGACCTACAAGTATACTACGGATTCG AACACGCACGTGACGCGGGCATCAGACGCGGAGCAGTTCCGCCTCGTCCAAGACGCCATGAAGGTGGTGGAGATCCAGGAGGCGGAGCAGCGCGAGCTGATGCAGCTCGTGGCCAGCGTGCTGCACGCCGGGAACATACGGTTCCTCAGCAACGACAAGGGGAGAGCGGAGATACTGACGCATGACGCGCATTGCGAGAATGTCGCTGAG CTGCTAAAAGTGGACACCTCCAAGCTGCGCGCGGCACTCACCTGGCGCACCATCGAGGCGCGCGGCGACGTGGTCAGCACCCCACTAGACCTAGAACAAGCACACTTCGCCAGAGACGCCCTGGCCAAGGCCATCTACGACCGCCTGTTCAGCTGGCTGGTGTCCAGGCTGAATGCTAGTTTAGCGCCAAAGACAAGGAGCGCCAAGGATTCGGTGATTGGGATCCTGGATATTTACGGATTTGAGGTGTTCCCGAAGAATAG CTTCGAACAGTTCTGCATCAACTTCTGCAACGagaagctgcagcagctgtTCATCCAGCTGACCCTGCGCCAGGAGCAGGAGGAGTACCTGCGCGAGGGCATCGCCTGGGAGCCCATTGAGTACTTCAACAACATCGTTATTTGTGACCTCATTGAGGCCAGGCATCAAG GTATAATCTCGATCCTCGACGACGAGTGCCTGCGTCCCGGCGACGCGACTGACGCCAGCTTCCTGGAAAAGCTGTCGAGCCAGCTGGACGGACACCCGCACTTCAAGAGCCATCGCCGTGTGGACCCCAAGAGGCAGAAGGTCATGGGGCGCGAT GAGTTCTGTCTGGCGCACTACGCCGGCGAGGTCACCTACTGCGTGAGCACGTTCCTGGAGAAGAACAACGACCTGCTGTTCCGCGACCTGCAGAACCTCATGGCCACCAGCTCCAACACCATCGTCGGGAAGTGCTTCCAG GTCCAAACCCAGAACAAGAAGCGTCCGGAGACGGCGATCACTCAGTTCAAGAACTCGCTCAACGACCTCATCAAGATCCTCAGCAGCAAGGAGCCCTCCTACATCCGCTGCATCAAGCCGAATCACTTCAAGATGCCCA TGCAATTCGACGACAAGCTCATCTCCCACCAAGTGAAGTACCTCGGTCTGATGGAGAACCTGCGGGTTCGCCGCGCCGGGTTCGCGTACCGACGCACGTATGAGGCCTTCCTCGAGCGGTACAAGTGTCTGTGCGCGGACACGTGGCCTAACTACCAGGGGAGTGCGAGGGATGGGGTGCAGAAACTGGTGGATGAGCTGAAGTATGAGAAGGAAGAGTACAGGATGGGCAA CACAAAGATCTTCGTGCGCTTCCCCAAAACGCTCTTCGAGACGGAAGACGCTTTCCAAGAGAAGAAGAACTACGTGGCCACCATCATCCAGGCGAGGTGGCGCGGCTACCGGCAGCGCAAGCAGTACCTGAAGATGAGGCATGCGGCCATTGTTATACAGAAGTGGGTGAGGCGGTTCCTGGCACAGAAGCTGAAGGAAAGGAGGAAGAAGGCTGCGGAAGTCATCAGGGCGTTTATTAAAG GTTTCATCACCCGCAACGGCCCCGAAACCCCCGAGAACCGGCGTTTCCTCGGCATCGCCAAGGTGCACTGGCTCAAGCGTCTCTCCAAGCAACTGCCCACTAAGGTCCTGGACCTGACCTGGCCGGTGTGCCCCGCGACCTGCCAGGAGGCTTCCAAGGAGTTGCAGCGGCTGCACCGAGCGCACTTGGCCAGGAAGTACAGGCAGGCTCTGTCGGCTGATGACAAGAAGCAGTTTGGGCTGAAGGTCCTGGCTGAGAGTATTTTCCAGG GCAAGAAGAAATCCTACCGCTCGAGCATCCCGGAGCGGTTCCGCGACGACCGGCTGTCGGACGAGCACCAGACGCTGCGCAACTCCTTCATGGCCTCGCCCTCCTGGCCCACCGGCGAACAACTCATT TACTCCTCAGAAGCCATCAAGTACGACCGGCGCGGCTACAAGCCCCGCGAGCGCGCCCTCGTGGCCTCAGACAAGGCCCTCTATGTCCTCGACGCCACTGGCAGGAAGACCTACAAGCTGAAGCATCGCCTGCCGCTTGAGAAGCTCAGGGTCGTGGTGACGAATGAGTCCGATAGTCTGATACTGGTGAAGATACCGCCGGAGTTGAAGAAGGATAAG GGTGACCTGATCATCTCCGTGTCGCACCTGGTGGAGGCGCTCACCATCGTCACGGACTACACCAAGAAGCCCTCCATCATCGAGATCGTCGACACCAGGAC CATCGCGCACGACCTGGTGAACGGCAAGCAGGGCGGCACCATCGAGGTGACGCAGGGCGCGCAGCCCGCCATCCAGCGCGCCAAGAGCGGGAACCTGCTCGTc GTCGCTTCGCCATGA